The region CACCACACATTATAACAGATTTTTTGTGTTACTTATCTTTAATGAAATCTTCAGATGCTGGTTACCAGAAGAAGCAAACCATACTGCACTTGCCACAAAATTATTTGCATAATAATTTTCTACAAAGGACTGAAAAACGATGTAAGCAAATGACCATATCTGatataataatgcaaaatattaaaatgattaatataatgcaaaattgcataaaataattaaaaagctCCACAGGTAAAgaaacatttgcattttaattatAGAAGAATTAAATTGTTGCACTAAAATCTGTGAGTACATATGACCATGgaagtatttatataattcttatgttaaaaaagtaaattatttatAGCCTTTATAGAACTTTAGTGTGACTTTACATCAAGGACTGAGCTACTTTAGTGGCACATGATTTAAACACACAATTCACTGACACCCGTGTGCTAatggagagtgaagaactgccTAAATAATGGTATCATGTCAGAGTTTAAAGAAGAATGATTATAGTCCATCTGTTGTGCTTCTGAATGAATTCTAATGACACTGTTGAGACACTGACCTCAGCAGCTGTTAGCTTTGATCGCTTCAAGCTAATAAAACCAAAACATCCACCATTTAGGTTAGAGACTGGCTAAatcatttaactttttttaaattaattgacACCACTTTTGTTTAAATATCCAGTAACTGATGCACAGAAATAgtgtattgtttttatataccaATAAACTTTCAATAGCCAACATCTACATATCTATGTATATTTACACAGCACATAGGTCAAAGGTTTgtggtcagtatgattttttttaaggaaattaatacttttattctgcaaggacGTATTAAACTGATCAAAGGTGACAATAAAgcaatttataatgttacaaaagattcataaactTTCTATTTAATGAATcctgattttttgttttaatcattgtttccataaaaatattaagccagcacaactgttttcaacattgataataatcagaaatgtttcttgagcagtaatcagtatattagaattatttatgaaggatcatgtgacactgaagactggagtaatgatgctgaaaatacaggagtgaattacatattaaaatatatgctaaagatcattttaaattgtaaaaagctatcacaaatatcactgattttactgtttttttattaaatcaaatgcagccttggtgatcaaatatttttgtttttctttcataagcaattaaaaatcttaccgactctaaattttttaacattagtgtattatttatatattaatattgtaattacatctatatatatatatatatatatatatatatatatatatatatatatatatatatatatatatatatattagtttttttttttttttttggctattttaatgtttgcaaattAATTTTCAACTCTGTTTTGGGGTATGTTTAAAGGGATCTGTTTAAGCTCAAAATAATAATTCTCAGGCATGAAAAATTACTATGCAAAAAGCTAGTTACTTGACCTGTGAACACGCTTGTTTTCAACTGAATACACCGTCAAGCAATGGCGTTGCTGGGTGTTTAGAGTCTCACCAAACTAAGCCATTTATGAAAACCACCTGATATTGAAGAACCAATAATTCATCATGAACAAAAGTATGAATAATGGTCAAATAAAATCAATTCAGTCATTACCAAGTCTATTTACTTAAAAAGGCatcaaaataacacaaaaataagGCAACATTACAACCAGTGATACTccttaaatattatttattgtgcCTGTCATGGAGCTATGACTAAAACGGACAATGCTGAAATTAACGGATTACTGCTCTTGATCACTAACAAAACCGGTTATGTATAATTTATGTATTAATTAATGTATGAATTAGCCACCATCAACAAAAAATTGACAATGACCAAATGCAGATACAGATTGAGCAATGgtgcagaaaaaaaattcaTCTCTACAACTGTCACATTTTAGTTCCTTTGAGGTCTGTAGTACAGGTCAGGAAAGGCAACATAGAGGAAGAGGCAGATAGAAATAGAGAGATGTTGGACATTTGACAAAGAACTTCCCTCTGTAGAACACTCATTGAAAATAAAAGTCACACCAAAAGTGCTGTttgttttacaaaaataaatacacatttccAGCAGCAGTCATTGGGCAACTTCATTTAAATGGTTTATAGGATGTGTGTTTTTCATTGTGTTATTCAGCTCAAAAGTGAGGTTTGGTTGAGATATTGATAGTGTTCCCATGGCGACACACAGCATCTTTAACTAAGTAACTTTAGTCCCCTTGTAGCTTCCTCATGATCTGGCTGTTGCGTGGAGCTGTGGTGAAAAGTGTGCCCACAAAAGCGTGCGTCCCCCACATTACGTGTCGAATCACTTTACAACAGCCCAGGTCCTCAATCTGAAAACCTAAATGCCGATACCTTTCATCCGTTTCAAAGAGTGTGTTGTTCGTGTATGAACCGAAGAACTGAGGACAGAGAAGATTAAGAAAAGTTGAACAACAGTTTTTGTATTGTGTGAAAAATTCTGTATACATTTATATGACTTACTGCAAGTCCAGATGACGGGTCTATGAAATCGGCCCAGAATCCTTCTGTTCGGAGAGCATGACATATCTCCTTTGCACCTGCAATAAACTGCATACAACACAATAATCATCATTGATTCAACTCTAATGAATgacatggagtttccattcGGTTTAGCTTACATTGTTTTGGCACATGTTCAGTTATAAATCTTTCCTTTGAATAAAGCAgctcacaaaaaaacaacagcatGAAAATAATACAGTCCCTGCAGCATTCCCACAGCATGACCCCAAACCAATTAGACAGGAACTCCACACTGATATGAACCAgacaataacagtaaataacacagactgccaaagtcacaAAGATCTCCCTCTCATACACAATGATCTGAAGGATTTTTTTTGCACTAAAGCCGCAAAAACCTTGCCTCAAGGACAATACAAAGTCATAGAGAAGGGCTAAAATATGATAACTGACAGCATGAGCTACTCTGACAGCAGCTTCAGTTACGCATGGTGTGTAcagtaataattatatatatatatatatatatatataataatcaatctatctatatgcactatattgccaaaagttttaggatgcctgcctttatgtgcacatgaactttaatgacatcccattcttaatcagTAGGGTTTAACATGGAGtcggcccaccctttgcagctataacagcctctaCTCTTCTCTTCTCCACAACGTTTAGAAGTGTGTtcatgggaatttttgaccattcttctagaagcgcatttgtgaggtcaggcagtgatgttggcgagaaggcctggctcgcagtctccgctctaattcatcccaaaggtgttctgtcgggttgaggtcaggactctttatggaccttgctttgtgcactggtgtgcagtcatgttAGAACAGGAAgtggccatccccaaactgttcccacaaagttgggagcatgaaattgtccaaaatgtcttgatatgctgaagcattaagagttcctttcactggaactaaggggccaaacccaacccctgaaaaacaaccccacaccataatcccccctccaccaaactttacacttggcacaatgcagtcaggcaagaacccttctcctggcaaccgccaaacccagactcgttcatcggattgccagacagagaagcttgatttgtcactccagagaacacgtctccacagCTCtcgagtccagtggcggcgtgctttacaccactgcatccgacgctttgcattgcacttggtgatgtaaggttTGGATGCAGCTggtcggccatggaaacccattccatgaagctctctaagCACTGTTcctgagctaatctgaaggccacacgaagtttggaggtctgtagctattgactctccagaaagttggtgacttctgcgcactgtgcgcctcagcacgcgctgaccccgctctgtgattttacgtggcctaccacttcatggctgagttgctgttgttcccaattgcttccactttgtcatgataccactaacagttaaCCGTGGAATATtcagtagtgaggaaatttcacaaatggacttattgcacaggtggcaacctatcacagtaccatgctggaattcactgagctcctgagagcgacccattctttcacaaatgtttgtagaagcagtcttcatgcctaggtgcttgattttatacacctgtggccatgaaagtgattggaacacttgaattcaatgatttggaggggtgtcccaatacttttggcaatatagtgtagcATATATCTCTCTGTAGACAGATATGCGTTTTGGTATTGTAATTGCAAATAACATGATTTATGCACTTTAtatgatctcaaaaataaaaatgccatGTTAATCATGTCAAGCAACTAGATCAACTTACTTTAGCCAGCAGCTCTTCCCTTTCCTGGTCCACTTGCTCTGTCCAGGCCGTCATGTCGTTCTGTGTCCTCTGAGTCACAGTTACCACCATCATGTCAGTTGACGGCGCCTCGGGGAACATGTTCTTAAAATCTGAATTAGATGATGAACAGGGTACATacatatgaataaataataactaTACGAAAGCTATACTACAGAACGGAAGAATAAATATAGGTAACGTAATTACAAACTAAAACAATGTTACATTTTGGGATCTATAACAACCACAACAGTCAGTGCCTAAAATACAGATGGAAATGCTACCCTCTTGTGGTCATATTTTACATTACACCATACAAACCGAACAACCTCATCAGAAAGTCacagtgagtgcaatataacaAGTCCATGTTAAATCTGATGAATTCAAATACTCTAAAACAGCAGCATACTGACCTTTCTTTAGCAATTCAGGGCAAGACTGAATGGCACACTCCACACTGGAATTATCAAAATAGTGCTCTGCTTTATCCATGTTCTGTGCTGTGGAAGTTTTATCACtttcctaaaaaaaacaaaaaaaacatatgtgtatgtatacatatatacacacagtattttattctctctctccccctctctctaattatatatatatatacacacacacacacacacacacatatatacacatataaatatatatatatatagagagagagagagagagagagagagagagagaaaagtttGCCGTTTTAACGAAAGatcttttttaaaagaaaataatatttttattcagcaaagatacagtaaattgatcaaaagtgacagcaaaacTTTTACtttgcaaaatatttctatttcaaataaacgctgttattttgaactttctattcatcaaagaatcatgaaaaaatgtatcacggtttcctcAAATTattgagcagcacaactgttttcaacattgatgataataattataataataataataattgtttcttgagcagcaaatcagcatattagaatgatttctgaagaatcatgtgaagactggagtaatcaTGATGCTGtaatgatcacaggaataaattacatttcagaatatattcaaatagaaaatggttattttaaattgtaataatatttcacaatttactgtattttgatcaatcaaatgcagccttggtaagcagaagagactttcaaaaacattttaaaaatcttacagatcccaaactagtaatgttttatatatatatatataaaataactttattaatGATAGTGAAGTCTTTTGTTTTACAAATTGTCGTTAAATCATTAATGCATTAAGCATTAACTTCACAACAATTAATAAAGTTACTATTTtactagttatttatttattccgtCATTCCAAATACagattgttgtttttttctgaaagcATCATACGTGAAGCTCATTGATGAAGTGGGCCAGGATGAAGTTGTGCCTCTCGCTGCTGGACTGAGCAGTGAAGAGGTCTGGCATCACACTGTGGATCGGTGTGGTCCTCTGCTCCGCTGGACTCTCCAAATGACAGTCAAAACCCACGTTACCCGGCAACTGGAAGCGTTTATCCTGAGGCCCAAATGGGCCCATGTTCTCATCCGGCCACACTGTCCTGGGTGCTATTCACATTAAATAACCAACACAAACCATTAGAAAACACCCTTCAAAAGTTATATTACATCCAACTAATGATACAACagtaaatgtcaaatattttgtaattaagtCTACCTGAAAAGGCAATTACTAAATTGTCTTTTATTGGAGGACATCTGCCTCTTTAGCATTTTAAAGAGGAATACACTCATTTACCAACGTCAGGGGTTGTGTTGTTTAAGTGTGGCTCATCTGAGCCAGATGCCCCAGAGAAAGATCTGGCTCCAACAACACGATGAACTAGAACGTGAAGCCCTGGCAGGTACGTCACCAGCCGAGCTCTGCTGCAGAGCACCTGAGAAAACACAGCAAGCAGTTATACAGCACCTATAAACATCTCTACCACAGgaaaacaataacaaacatGTAATCTGGATGTTAGATTTTGTTGTTTACTTGGATCCACCTTGCAAATACTAGGTTTACAGTAGTACTTACACTGGTCATCCTGTTGGGCTTCGCTTGCTTACAATTCACCTGAGGTTGGGGGGAAAAATATAGTCACATGACAAtactaaaacacacacatacacaaatctTCATTAGGTACCTGAcaaaacaataattattattctgAGCTGGATAAAACATGTGTGAGAGCAATGTGTCCAAGAGTTCATATTTACATAAGAACTGAACAGCCTAATAAAGCTTCACAGAAACGGCAAATTTTGTTAAAATCATCCTGAGTTACAATATTTCCTCTTATTACGGAgaacaaaacaataataatctgcTCAATGCAAGGTGTAATAAAGCAGTTGCTGTCTGTTGTGCAACTTACAGAGAGGTCATAAAAGAGCAATAAAGAAAGAATACAACTTACCactataaaaaactaaaatattagGTCTTCAACCAATTCTAACAAATGTAATAACAGattaaatatatgtaaacaGCTAATGACACATTTGTTATTTAGACATATCTCATTAGCCCATTGGCTAAAATGTTGAaaagttaaatttaataataatcactCCAATAATGATGAAACATATCCTGTATTCTGTATTATTTGGTACTCTCTTTGTAGATGCGTAATAACGATattcaaattaaacaaatatatttcttCTTACCTGAATTCTGTACCTGATGTGTGTTAGCTGTTAGCTTGCTAACAGCTAGTCTTGTTTAACCTTATGATTACGTAACAACGGCAGCGTGTAAAGGACAAACGCAAGAACGTCCTTGAAATTCCTTACAGCTCCACTAGATGTCCGTAGAACATAGAAAATGTTTCACTTGATCGTTCTTGGGTTCTATTCCAGCAAAGGCCTATAATAGACATTTTCACTGTAGTATTTTTAGCAAATGTAAGCTGCACCAAATGCTTTTGACATTAATAAAAGCCAAATACATTAAAGAATCCTTAAAGGCTTAATAATATATTGGACTATTATAGATGGTCCATcctaaacaaacaacaaaagaacaaATTATTCTGTTGAATAATGAAACGATACTGATAGACAAATGAGCTGAAAGAACATTATATGTGAAGCACTGCATTACATGAGTTTCTGATTAGTGTTACAATATGACAAACATAATGCAAATACAAACATAATAGCATCTCACTGGCAGGGTGCTtcgttctctctttctctctcttttttttttttggtccatttTTTCATACATTATGGGTCAGCTGTGATATGTACCAATACTAAAAACAGCAACAGAGCCCATTTCTGTAAAGGACGGAGGGCATTTGTTGGGCCCTATTAAGGCTTTCACTGCCTCGCATGCTCTTCCGAAACTCTGAGGACATTCCAGGTCACCCTGAAGCAGTGAATTGCATTACCAGGCACCGTTTGTCAGTCCTATCTATGAGCATGTGGCAACTCAATATCTAAAAGCTGTACCAAAGCCAAAGGGTTTCTCCTCAACAAAGACACAGTTAAAAACTGCAGCACTGCACTTACTCAAATGAAGTGTAATGGAATTAAATAGCTTCAGGTTTTCCCCTGTTCTTTGAGTGGCACTTGGCCACTTGGCTGCCTTATTTTTCTCAtgataaaaacacaaaagatgTCCTAAGATGTCTTGTTCTTTCAATGTCAAACGTGTGTAGTGATGaaaatgctataaatgaacataAACCTAGAATTCTGTAAAAATTCTGTttagaaatgtattaatttacaaAACCAAAAACCACCATAATAAAATCCAAATCTTCAGGCTCAATGACCTTGTGTGCAGTATGTCATTTCCTCTCCTGTAAAACTATAGTCATGATGAAACAGTCTCCACATCTGACAGCACACGATTCTGTTCATGACAGCTTCTCAATTAGGCTATCAAAACTGGATTAGAGAGAAATGTGTTTCTGTTAGATATCAAATGAGAAATAGACAGGCCATTCTGCCTTTTCTTGTAAGTGTGTTTGGCTATGGCTCCTTAATTCCAGTGAAGACCATTCTTATCTTTATGCTACCCGTACAGTGATGATAGAGATCTAGAGAACTGTTTGAGTTCAACTCTTTTGCAACAcaatcaaaaaaataataatttttggatttacttaaaaaagcaGCGTCAAATGGTTTCAGGCaactatattgagtaatttgtacaaaggaaatgaacaaaagaaattcaagtaaatCTGACAAAATTttagtaaatacaaatcatttgaatttgtcactgttacataatacagggtcttcggggtctccacagacccccagacaacaaaatgtaattttgtaacaaaataattgttttttaaaaaacaaatgtaattttactctgtttattaatgttttcacttcatatttgtgcagtttttggaggatttgtcatatcttttaaatttatataaataaataaataaataaaaatacaaaaacagcttattatgtaaaattcactttataaaagacccacatttctaactttcattcatgggggataacatggataatttgacatggtttagtgtaagatttttgcccaccttttggaaaatgcagttttaaaagtaaaaaaaatatcacttttaccagtagacggctgcagagctccactatttcctatgtgctatttgactgacggaaagacatcttttcacaagtatttttcagttggatttatatctaaatattatgaaatcacaattatgacaataaaagacaataaaaatgactttttgtcaaagtttagcatttttttgtactgaaaaaaataagtttttcaaaaatgttgattttgaggatgaatattgtccattttctaagtggagtctcatcataatgtaacaatattgaaaaactattttttttcattacaaaaaatactaaactttgacaaaaagtaggctttattgttataattgtgatttcagaatatttagatatgaatccaactgaaaaaaacttatgaaaagatgtctttcagtcagtcaaataacacatagcaaatagtggagctctgcagccatctactggtaaaaatgatagtttttttacttttataactgcattttccaaaagatgggcaaaaatgtTACTCTAAACCATGTAAAATTATCCATGTTAccccatgaatgaaatttagaaatgtgggtcttttataaagtgaattttacataaaaagctgtttttgaacaaaaatctatttaaaaaaatatttttaaatttatttatataaatgtaataaatatgataaatcctcctgcacaaacatggagtaaaaacattaataaacagaataaaattacatttgtttaaaaaattacaaaattgcattttgttgcctggggtctgtggagaccccgaagaccctgagtgtacttccaaaacgaagaccgcacaagggttaacTATTTGCTctaaatgcactcaaaaaataactgtcaacattaatttgtgcatttcactcagcaatgttaagttgactaaacaaacacttattaagttaagctgacaatactcatttttagtagaaacaacagTTAAATTAGAgcagttacatgagttttttttttttttttgagcagtctGGGAGGAGTTGGAAGGCCCTTATCTATTTCAGCATGACAATGGGTCTCATTCACAAACAATCGTGTGGATTAATACTTATACACATGTACAGGAGAACTTCTGATGAAAAAATATGCTGCCTTACAAGATGAGGCAGCAAGATGTGTTTAACtgaactgcattttttattatggaTCAGGGGTAAACTGATAACTGATAATGataatgtaaagtaatgttaTTTCATTACTCACTGAATGGATTGTAGTGGTGTTTTGTAGACACCAAATAATACTCCAAGTTGTCATTCCCCAAGAATGTGTAATGAAGGACCAAATGCCTGAGAGATTCCAGAATGATGCCACTGCAGGATTACTAAACACATTCAATTGTTTATACATTTGCAATTTCTATGGAGGAAAATGAGTCAGAGAAGACAGGGACTACAGGTATAAATAATGAGAAATTGTTTCTCTCTGGGGTTTCAAAGACAAAACATCCTGAGTTACGACAAGCCACCACATGCTGTCGTTTCCATTAACACCAAGTGAACAGGTCGAATCAGAGATACCTGCTTTCAGTGCATTGCAACACATATGTACTAGCCAGAGGCATGAAACCATTTACTATATAGAGCATGAAAAAGGTGCTTGTGGTGGTGTGATTTTAGTTGATATGACTTGTTTTTTGATATGTGAGATGAGTGTGCTATAACACAGACTGGAATTTTTTCAGTGTTTCCTTTTAACTTAATGGCACTGACTCAAAATGTGAGTTGCATACAGCTATAGCTAATGGTGACAGTACCATATGAGGAAAACTGGATACTTTTTCGTTgagattgagagagagagagagttttgaATAACCTGAATTGTCACACCATGCATGTTTTAACATTCTCTATCTTTGATAATTGAATGATATTTGAGTCCCCTTGCATGCTAATTGAAAAAGCATGTACCACGCCTAATACATTTTACACTTACATAAACTATTATGTTGTTTAGTATTggaagtgtttatattttttctttggtCATGTTTTATCTTGCCTGTAGCACAAATCCGGAAGAGCAACTGGTGCACCCTAAAacgaaaaaaagaaaaacatacacGGTGACCCTGGGTTTGCCACAAACTTTCAATCACTCATAAGCTCTCATGAAATCTAAATATACACCCCCCTTCTAGACTGTCCTTGCCCTTAATATActgtagttattttagtttgtttcatGTCTCTGTTGTGGGAACAGCAGATTTCCATCTCAGTCTTTCTCTCTTTAAGGTTCAAACTAAAATCAGAGAGCTTTTTTTATCAGGTGAGGAGCTGCCTTGTAACAGAAGAGGCCCATGTCTGATGTTTAACTTTCACATTCCACAGACTCACACAGTTTGTTATTCTATATTCTGGTGGTCCAAAGGGGGTTGCGAATAACATTTTCGAAAAATTGTGTTATCAGATCCATATGTTTCCACACACTTCAAGTGACAGCTACCTCTCGAATTGTTGAGTTCTGTGTACAGCACATGTGGTATTTCTGCTCAGTCAGCACAAAGTTACACCAGCTGAAGCCAATAGGGTTTCTAGGGACAGAAAAGGAAATGACACtaacatgagagagagagagagagagagacgtgaATACAGATACTCT is a window of Megalobrama amblycephala isolate DHTTF-2021 linkage group LG6, ASM1881202v1, whole genome shotgun sequence DNA encoding:
- the mmadhcb gene encoding metabolism of cobalamin associated Db, with amino-acid sequence MTSVLCSRARLVTYLPGLHVLVHRVVGARSFSGASGSDEPHLNNTTPDVAPRTVWPDENMGPFGPQDKRFQLPGNVGFDCHLESPAEQRTTPIHSVMPDLFTAQSSSERHNFILAHFINELHESDKTSTAQNMDKAEHYFDNSSVECAIQSCPELLKKDFKNMFPEAPSTDMMVVTVTQRTQNDMTAWTEQVDQEREELLAKFIAGAKEICHALRTEGFWADFIDPSSGLAFFGSYTNNTLFETDERYRHLGFQIEDLGCCKVIRHVMWGTHAFVGTLFTTAPRNSQIMRKLQGD